The sequence TTAACATGTTACATATCCTGATTTGACCGCTCGACGGAACCTTGTGACACTATCTTCAAATCAGGCTACATTGAACAGTTTCTTCCACCATCTTGTTGCTAAACTCACGGCCATTATCACTTTGTAATACACTTGGCGCTCcgaatgtattaaaaatatctatcaAATTATACGCAAACTCTTCTGCGCGGTAACTTTTCAGAGCACGTAACAGAACAAATTTGGTAAAATAGTTCTAAtacacaaatataaatttaaaatcgtcATCAGGCTGAGATTTCATGTCGATTAGGTCTATTTCGCATCGCGAATTCAGTTCTGAAAATATCATCGGCCTAACTACAAGTCCTTTTTTCGGCACTTTAGATAAACCATAAGTTCTTCTGTAGTAACATTTTTGTACTTCCTTTGCAGTTCTTTAACCATTCTATTCCGTCCACCATGTCCAATCGCCAAATGCACTTCGTGAATAATCTTAAAGAGTTTTTCTGTATATACGTAAAATCTAACGTTTGAACTTCCttcagttaaaagaaaaataagttttttcacTTTAcctattgtcataacatcatatcttTTCAGTCGTTGATAGTATTCCGGTTTTTTTCCACAAGTTTTCAATTTGCTCTCACTCACTTTAAATAACAACTCgctatatttttcttttgtaagaAGAGTACTGTTTCCTTTCTTATTTTGCATTAAACTTAATATCTTACTGTTAAAACGTTCGAACATATTGTTACGAATATCAGACATTGCTCCTTTGATGAAACAGTACGAACGAATTTCAACAAATAACAcatacagtattggccataatGATTGCAAtggtttatattaatataaacgaATTTATTACATTCGCCAAACTTGCTGGctattatgaatatttaccatttattatatacaatatCCGGATTAACTACGTTACCCGTAACCTATACTGGTGATCGATTAATGCTGTAATAAAGATGACAATCATGgtataataaaggttttttttttaattattttatatgatttgacttTTATCTAACCGAAcattgattaaaattaatttttagtttgcaATAAATGTGGTCGCGGTTTATTGGATAATAAAACATAACAggaaatgaataataaataatctgcattttttaaataatatttaaacaatcgTTTTTTTATGTCATAAATattaaagtgatttttattcttaattaaacTTCATGTCCAATAAATTACTACACAAATTTTTCCTAGAAtatgtatatcaaaaatatatcaTAATGTCTAAGGACTGAcgaatattcttctgaataagCTAAGTATATAACTGGATTATTTCTAGCAAATCTAAGTGTtatgatattttatatatttaaaaagtcattttgttaattttttgtataccCTGTTATTTcctatttattactattaaccCGGTAAGGtttttccaaatataatttaaataattatgtcagtttattaatttattttaaatgacattgTTAAAATATCACAAGAATATCTATTTTGACGACACCCCTTTATCACTAAACATTCCTATGAATCTTGTCTGGGAGAATATTCTGAATAATGTAAGTAAATATCACTGGAATATATCTGGAATGAAACCTTTATTATGATCCCAGTTTGTACtatttatttgtcagtttttaTAATCGCTTATATATTAGTTTTATGTgatcttttgttttgtttattaatcttatggaattactttttaaatattattcacaGGCACTAAATTCTAAATGTTTTCTATATGATCATTTGagaaatattccaaaaatcCGTACACTAGTGtcttgtatttttgtatttttttgaagtttcaCCGAAAATAATacggttaaattaaaaaattatttaactttatgTCATAGGAGACTTCTAAGttgtgtttattaatttatttactaaattatttttattttattcttctaCAAATAACCGGTCTTCTTTTCCAGCCTTTGCAAAGCATATAGAAATAACaacatataataagaaaaaattaaaagagtcaaacacttttattttatttgcgtAATTCggatgcaaaaaaatatataatatacactaggtatattgatattttataagaattaaaaaaattgattaaatgtCAGTCGCGCacattttttaagaactttAGAAGATCAgttaataattttggaaattttaactaaaaccggacctaacaatattattaaaagctaAGCTAACAATTTTCGCTTCCAAAATTGATACGAAAAATGTCACTCCAAATTATcctaatttaactaattaatttgAACATCTCAATTAATAAATGATCATAATAGATCCAAAAATGCAtgtaaattaaagtaatttatcatcaaaaacttCACTCTACTGCTGCTGGGTATAAATGAATTAACAATTAATACTAGACTTACCATTAAGTATCAAATAAGCTAATGGGAacacatgttaaaaaaaaacataaaagcgCACTGCTACCACCAACACAAACGTTGCAAAGCACGAAAATTCCATTGGCAACCGAAATAAAAAAcagctgaaaaatatttatatgtatatacgACGTTTTCCAACAGTTAGTGACGTCACTGTCCTGGCATTGACATTGGGATAATTCAAATAAAGCGGGATAGAAATGCGGGAACGACGACAGCCTGAGAGTTATTTACAGATACAAATTTTCCGGGAACAATTGGATCGATATTAGGAAAATTTCGTTTATGAAATCATTATTATCGTGGCCTTcaattaagttaataaaatatgtgtTAATTAGTATTTAGATTATACTGAGTGTTTTGTAATAGGCGAGATGCACTATCCAGAGATCTACGTTAGATTAGTAtgtgttgaaataaatatatgttagAGGTCAACAGATTCGAATGTTCTATTTcagttatgaaaaaaacttGAACAAAGAATGTATTACAGAGAAGATCAACTTTTTGGGTTTCTTTTTACTCTCCTTTATTTtcttagtaatattttttttccatcttTGTCCAGTCCtaaaaaaaatgatcatttgatttttttcgggTGACACTTACCAATTTGTTCTGGCTACTTGATTGGGACTAAAACAAGTTATTGATGACCCAACAAGAATTATTACTTAAACTTCCTCCAAACTAATGGATCATTTAATAGTTACGGAGGCTTGAACATCTGACAGGTGTAGCATTTCTGATCATAAATTGATTTATGCAATTTTCGTTTTAAAACTGTAAGGGAGAAAGTAAATCAGTGATGTAtcgagatttaaaaaatgttaatagatTAACCTTCATGGTTCCTTAAAATCAATTCCCCCTGgcataaattatttgatttacataatattgatgacaatgtaatttttttctgataatcTTAATTTACCCTAGGATATGCTAGGATTGCACCATAAAATTAAAGGAGAACAATCTTTCATGGATAACGCAGAAACTTCGAGGAaggtaaaatttatatttaaaaagaataagacTGTAGAAACTCCCACTAAATATAAAGGAATTATATTACGAAACTTATATATAAAAGAATCTTTTTAGAGCAacattttaatgataaaaatagatattctagaaaacagtaaaaaaaatattattttttcaaaacaaaaaaaaggtaGTTTATCTGGTTCGTTATGTAAGCCTATAAtgacattaataattttcataaatcaTATTCCATGAAGTAACATCTCTGCAGAAATTGATAGATACTATGAAAACCCAGTAACAATTAGTGCAAAATCTGAAAAGTTTATGTTTCTCATTATCTCAGCAActaaagtttcaaaatatttaactcaAGTTAAAACTAGGGCTAGATggaattcaaataatttttttaatattttgctgtccctttaatttaaaatatatttttcagctaataaattattgtgtAGCAAATTCTGTTTTGCCTTCTGAATAGAAACTCGCTGATATTGTGCCAATAccgaaaattaatattgtaCAACGGCTATTCTTAATCTAACGGATGACATTTTTAGATCTATTGATAAGGGTAATTGTATTTTTCTGGTTCTACTCGATtgttccaaggcatttgataccatAAATTACAATACGTTATTGCTAGTCTTAGAATATCCTGGTTTTTATTAGAATTCAATCAGATTAATTCAGAATTATCTTCTGAATCGCCAGCAATCGGTGGTTTTGAATGGCATTAAATCATATTATCTTGGTGTTAATTCAGGTGTCCTTCAGGGATTAATTTTGGGATcaaattgtattatttaatttacttacaaatttcttaaattttgaaaatactataaaatataaaagtatgcAGATGACACCCAAATTTATTACACCTTTTCGCCCTCTCTACTGGCTCCTAGTTGTCATTCTGTTAATGAAAATCTAACCACACTTTACAAACCGTTTAAAGACACTTGAGCATGAGTAAATCCTTTGGTAGTCCTATTGATGCAAAATAGATGCAAAAATATAatgcttattttaattaaagaattatggTTTGAACAACCTATTTCTATGTGcattcaaaaaaatgtataggaAATCTACGTGCTTATAATATCTTTGAAATTTTCTTAatcataaaactgaaaaaatgttATGCGATTTAATGGTTCTCGctgtttttaatcattttaatgcTGTTTATGGTCCTTGATTGTTCTAAGATTTATTCATGGTATTCGCCGTAGACAACCAGTAGGTAATGAACTGGAGGCCACCGAGTGAGTAAATATGAAACAGAGACGTTTCATTCACagattaaatcaaaaaatcacAGTCAGGACGGATGTTAACATAAGTAATTTGCGATTCAATGAGATCATTATGCCTAGACATCAATCCGCAAAGTTTGAGAGATCTTTTACATATGACCTAGCAAAagtgtttttataatttgtgcCCACAAATTTCCTTGTTTTATGATAGATTAtagagatttatttttttatttcagtttgttatagttttggatttttttaagcaGTCTATGACTACTTGTTTTACAAGGGTATAGATAAGCTTTTTTcattatatgtatatgtatctATTTACACttgaataaagattattattattattattattttacccaTTCACAATTATcagttatatttatattaatatgtactaaaaataatttttctatttttttattttttttctatctttttattaatattatttttctatttttttcacaCATTGGTCTGGGTTCTTAAAGTATTTAGACTATGTcaagataatttcttgttgttTTATGTAAGTATGTTATACAATAAACCAGAGTTGAAGCTAAAGTAAAAATTCTGATCTGCGGTTTGTAGTACTGCTTTTTGCATAAATAAGTAGATTTTTTCAGGCATGTTTAGCCCTCTAAGAGAATTCTTTAGTGTTATAGATGTTCCACCAGTGGCGAAGATTATGATTGGATTAAACTATAATGCATTTTCCACATCTCCTGCACTTCAATTGATAGCGCTAcatactttttcaatttttttcctgtaCTTGATGTCAAcgttaaaatatctataaggTAATATtgattctcttttttatttattacagttatATCTGGTTTATTATGGGTGACTGGAGCATCTGTTATGATTCCTTTATCCTAGTACATCTTGCAACTAGTGTATTCTTAGACGGAATCTGGATGTAACTTGTAGTACCCTGGTAGATTGAATGTAAATTCGTATAGTTTTAAGAGCTTTAAGGTTGTGTCTGGTAAGCTAGGATGTTTGCCATATTCTGGGCTTCGATTACATTTTCTACGTTTGTCATCATTGATTTGTTCCTTTAGAATATGCTTATGATAGGTTCGAGTGACAATAACTTGATCTTGAATTGCCAGGAGAAAGCCTTCTATCTCTATGAATAGTGAACCTTCGACGAATCATCCTACGAAAgcattaaaatcaatattgtttttcattagATTGCGTGGATATGGTCCGTGTATATCCTTAGACTTCCATTGTACGATCAAAGATTCAACAGATATTTTAGCAAAGGAAGTGCGTTTTCTCTTAGATATATTTAATGGTGTTAGATTTTTTCCAAGTTCTTGATTACCTACATCATAGAGAGTACTAGCCTTCGTGTGAAAGTATTGTCTTACTTGTTGAATTGACTATTGCAGAGTTCTTTAACATATTCTGTCGTTGCTATTTCACCAAGTCTCTCTGACATCGCAGATATTGGATGGCTCATTccacattttttcatttttattttacgttattattattattagacttTGGATTTAATTCAAGTTTTTCTTGTACTCATTAAATGCATATGACGAGGGCTTTTGTTACATTCACATAACCAtggttttattactatttacgtacctttttctaatttttagagaatttattatcaaaataaaattaacaaaaaatgtttttaactttatatttaattcCTTAAAAGTGTATTTAATACACTAATGGCGTGATTATAATTTGTAATTTCTCActtattttttgactttttaggaatttattcattaaatatcaTCTAAATATTTGTTTCAAATGATTTATTCATGAATTCGggtaacaaaatgtaaaaaatgtatatgtcGTAGTCCTATTGTGAAATCCGCCTTTTGGCGAAGATCCTAGGATCTTCATGAAGTGCCGGCTGATTATGAAAAATGAGATATATTATTACAATTAGCCCAAATATTAATGTAATGAGATGATCCGTCTggaattaaactttatttaatctGATACAGATACGTGCGtgtatttataacaaaaatataaacaaaaatatttatttaaaaaaaaataacaaaataatactaaaatatactaaaacatgaagtttaaacaaaagttacttatttattcTCACATGGACCACTTTTGTGACACCGTGAATTACATTGCATATTTGCTTTAAAGCACTGACATCTTTTGCTTTTACATTGAGTTTTAGATGGCTGGCATGAACATTTAACGTAACCTTGTCctttaaaaagagattctaaagaTACTGCCTCCCTTACtgatataaacttatttttatttatttgattcaaAGTAATAAACCCAGctgttacttttttatatctggTCTATTTAACCATGATTTAATAATACCTCCGACAGTGCCAACCTGATACACTCCATTTTTAATGTCCGTTACGACAGTAATAAGGTTTTGAGGATCCCCTGGACTGCGATCAACTTTATCAATGTTAATAAGGATGCATTCACCCACATCAACATtaggtaacattttttttgtcgcAGCTACCATTTGATCAGCCTGGAGCTTTTGACCTGCAAATGCTGATAACTGTTGCGCCTCGATTGTTTTCGAattattacatatattacaCATCGTTTTATTTATCGCGCATGAAAAATGTACAGTAAAATTACACATTTCACATACAATTGCTGGCGCATTATAAATTAGCTCTTGACATTCTACACATAAATCAGAATTCAGAATCTCATTGGAATATCCGGATTGCTTGTTTGCAACTGTGTTTGAACATTGTGTTGCCATGAACAACTATGTTGTTCTTGACTGGTAATTTTAAGagtatcattattttcattttctgataaaatatcattcatattttttccattattttgatCATATAAAGCagtattattttcagttttttctaaACCATCATCTGAATCTGCTTTATACTCAGGGTTTTCCTGATTTGCATTTAGCTCGTTGGTAAGTTCTTCCAGCTCTTCTTCCGTGGATATAGTTGGTACCATATATGGTGGAAGGCTAGTAGACTGAAGACCTAATTTGGAATCACTTCCAAATACAGCCTTAAATGGGGTTCTACCTATCACTCGGtgtaaagaattatttttctgCCACTGTACGAAGTAGCAACCTGCTGACCAAGCTGTAGTATTATTATCCCTCAACCAAACTCTAATCATATTTTCTACATCTTGATTAGCTCTTTCGACGCTGCCTTGACTCTGAGGATGTCGGGGTCTACCATGTAGTATATGTAACTGCGGCCAAAGCAATTTCAACTCTTCTATTATTTTGCAAGCAAACTCTCGGCCATTATCGCATTGCAAAATTGAAGGGGCaccaaattgtaaaaaaatctttattagttCTTGAGCAACTTCAGTGGCATGTTTTGATCGTAGAGGTCTTATGCATATATACTTAGTGGCGTGAtcttgaaaattcaaaattcactTGAACTCTCCATCAGCAATAGATTGTAAGTCCATTAAATCTACTTGTCCTCGAGTCATAAAAGAATGAGTTAGAATTGGCTTCACCAGTTTCACAGgcttttaaaaacatttcaatGCATGGCTTTGGGATGGAACAATTTTGTTGTATCAAATTAATCATTTTGTCTCTAGAACCGTGGCCACAATTAACGTGAATATCTTTTAATCTTTTATAAATGTCTTCTtccgaaataatataaataaccgGATCACCCTGATTCGATACCTTTTTGATCACACATGTCTCTCCATTCATTGTTactatatcatatttatttagaagATAATGCTCTCTTCTTGTTTTAGTtgtaaaacttttgtttttggcAGTGATGATTTCTTCAGcaatctgaaaataaataatatgttgttcttaactaattaaatttttagttttccatTATCGAATAATAAGTATATGACAATTTTTGGGTTCCAATTTTGACAATAAGTAGGAAATGAAAGAATCAATAGGAagaataaattctaatataaacattttctgTAAAGAGGCCCATAGATACTCAATATTATTGTGCAATGTGAGTTTTATAGATTATAATGtacaaattgcaaaaaaaaacgtatttaccgtctaaaaaaatgtttttctttaagttaCGTTAAGTGTGCCATCCAATGttgacagattttttaaaagaagtgtgcaaaatatgctttaaacttattaacatgaaatattttataattattttcatccaCTTTAAATCTTCCTAATATTATGAATCTGACAACCCTGCAAACTAATTTTGAAACATAACCTCTAATCAAAACCAATTTCGATATTCtattatttaccttttttaattgcTCCCCACTATACGGCTTTTTCCTaggaaattttttgtaaaactccTCGTAGTGTTTTGAgaataattattcattatttgGTTCCATTTTGGCACCTACACTGAAACTTGGAGTATACAATACACTAAGtaaacaaaccaaaacaaattaaacacgGAAGCGGCTTTATTCACTATAAGCCGGCACTTCATGAAGAGGCGACTGTTTAAGTTACGCTGATTGTGTAATAACGACATAACATGATCTGGCGGAAAAATTCCGGCTGATAGTGtaaaatgatcatttttcaCTATCAGCCGGCACTTCATGAAGATCCTAGGATCTTCGCGAAAAGGCGGATTTCACAATAGGACTACGACATATatactaataatttttgcagTTGTAGCGCAGTTGAGAGTCTAAGCagcacttaaaaaattaattgcaggTAAATCTAAGATCTTTTGCACAAAAAATTGCTACCTGCAAGTTTGCCTCGAAAGTCTGAATGTTTGTCcggtattataatttttttgtggttctatttttcaaaatgaattttagttATTTCAAATCTAGAGATACAAGTCTGACAACTACCTGACATTAGACTCTAGATGACTTGATaccaaattgtaaaaaaatctttattagttCTTGAGCAACTTCAGTGGCATGTTTTGATCGTAGAGGTCTTAGGCATATATACTTAGTGGCGGGAtcttgaaaattcaaaattcactTGAACTCTCCATCAGCAATAGATTGTAAATCGATTAAATCTACTTGTCCTCGAGTCATAAAAGAATGAGTTAGAATTGGCTTCACCAGTTTCACAGgcttttaaaaacatttcaatGCATGGCTTTGGGATGGAACAATTTTGTTGTATCAAATTAATCATTTTGTCTCTAGAACCGTGGCCACAATTAACGTGAATATCTTTTAATCTTTTATAAATGTCTTCTtccgaaataatataaataaccgGATCACCCTGATTCGATACCTTTTTGATCACACATGTCTCTCCATTCATTGTTactatatcatatttatttagaagATAATGCTCTCTTCTTGTTTTAGTtgtaaaacttttgtttttggcAGTGATGATTTCTTCAGcaatctgaaaataaataatatgttgttcttaactaattaaatttttagttttccatTATCGAATAATAAGTATATGACAATTTTTGGGTTCCAATTTTGACAATAAGTAGGAAATGAAAGAATCAATAGGAagaataaattctaatataaacattttctgTAAAGAGGCCCATAGACACTCAATATTATTGTGCAATGTGAGTTTTATAGATTATAATGtacaaattgcaaaaaaaacgtatttaccgtctaaaaaaatgtttttctttaagttaCGTTAAGTGTGCCATCCAATGttgacagattttttaaaagaagtgtgcaaaatatgctttaaacttattaacatgaaatattttataattattttcatccaCTTTAAATCTTCCTAATATTATGAATCTGACAACCCTGCAAACTAATTTTGAAACATAACCTCTAATCAAAACCAATTTCGATATTCtattatttaccttttttaattgcTCCCCACTATACGGCTTTTTCCTaggaaattttttgtaaaactccTCGTAGTGTTTTGAgaataattattcattatttgGTTCCATTTTGGCACCTACACTGAAACTTGGAGTATACAATACACTAAGtaaacaaaccaaaacaaattaaacacgGAAGCCGCTTTATTCACTATAAGCCGGCACTTCATGAAGAGGCGACTGTTTAAGTTACGCTGATTGTGTAATAACGACATAACATGATCTGGCGGAAAAATTCCGGCTGATAGTGtaaaatgatcatttttcaCTATCAGCCGGCACTTCATGAAGATCCTAGGATCTTCGCGAAAAGGCGGATTTCACAATAGGACTACGACATATatactaataatttttgcagTTGTAGCGCAGTTGAGAGTCTAAGCagcacttaaaaaattaattgcaggTAAATCTAAGATCTTTTGCACAAAAAATTGCTACCTGCAAGTTTGCCTCGAAAGTCTGAATGTTTGTCcggtattataatttttttgtggttctatttttcaaaatgaattttagttATTTCAAATCTAGAGATACAAGTCTGACAACTACCTGACATTAGACTCTAGATGACTTGATaccaaattgtaaaaaaatctttattagttCTTGAGCAACTTCAGTGGCATGTTTTGATCGTAGAGGTCTTAGGCATATATACTTAGTGGCGGGAtcttgaaaattcaaaattcactTGAACTCTCCATCAGCAATAGATTGTAAATCGATTAAATCTACTTGTCCTCGAGTCATAAAAGAATGAGTTAGAATTGGCTTCACCAGTTTCACAGgcttttaaaaacatttcaatGCATGGCTTTGGGATGGAACAATTTTGTTGTATCAAATTAATCATTTTGTCTCTAGAACCGTGGCCACAATTAACGTGAATATCTTTTAATCTTTTATAAATGTCTTCTtccgaaataatataaataaccgGATCACCCTGATTCGATACCTTTTTGATCACACATGTCTCTCCATTCATTGTTactatatcatatttatttagaagATAATGCTCTCTTCTTGTTTTAGTtgtaaaacttttgtttttggcAGTGATGATTTCTTCAGcaatctgaaaataaataatatgttgttcttaactaattaaatttttagttttccatTATCGAATAATAAGTATATGACAATTTTTGGGTTCCAATTTTGACAATAAGTAGGAAATGAAAGAATCAATAGGAagaataaattctaatataaacattttctgTAAAGAGGCCCATAGACACTCAATATTATTGTGCAATGTGAGTTTTATAGATTATAATGtacaaattgcaaaaaaaacgtatttaccgtctaaaaaaatgtttttctttaagttaCGTTAAGTGTGCCATCCAATGttgacagattttttaaaagaagtgtgcaaaatatgctttaaacttattaacatgaaatattttataattattttcatccaCTTTAAATCTTCCTAATATTATGAATCTGACAACCCTGCAAACTAATTTTGAAACATAACCTCTAATCAAAACCAATTTCGATATTCtattatttaccttttttaattgcTCCCCACTATACGGCTTTTTCCTaggaaattttttgtaaaactccTCGTAGTGTTTTGAgaataattattcattatttgGTTCCATTTTGGCACCTACACTGAAACTTGGAGTATACAATACACTAAGtaaacaaaccaaaacaaattaaacacgGAAGCCGCTTTATTCACTATAAGCCGGCACTTCATGAAGAGGCGACTGTTTAAGTTACGCTGATTGTGTAATAACGACATAACATGATCTGGCGGAAAAATTCCGGCTGATAGTGtaaaatgatcatttttcaCTATCAGCCGGCACTTCATGAAGATCCTAGGATCTTCGCGAAAAGGCGGATTTCACAATAGGACTACGACATATatactaataatttttgcagTTGTAGCGCAGTTGAGAGTCTAAGCagcacttaaaaaattaattgcaggTAAATCTAAGATCTTTTGCACAAAAAATTGCTACCTGCAAGTTTGCCTCGAAAGTCTGAATGTTTGTCcggtattataatttttttgtggttctatttttcaaaatgaattttagttATTTCAAATCTAGAGATACAAGTCTGACAACTACCTGACATTAGACTCTAGATGACTTGATaccaaattgtaaaaaaatctttattagttCTTGAGCAACTTCAGTGGCATGTTTTGATCGTAGAGGTCTTAGGCATATATACTTAGTGGCGGGAtcttgaaaattcaaaattcactTGAACTCTCCATCAGCAATAGATTGTAAATCGATTAAATCTACTTGTCCTCGAGTCATAAAAGAATGAGTTAGAATTGGCTTCACCAGTTTCACAGgcttttaaaaacatttcaatGCATGGCTTTGGGATGGAACAATTTTGTTGTATCAAATTAATCATTTTGTCTCTAGAACCGTGGCCACAATTAACGTGAATATCTTTTAAT comes from Anthonomus grandis grandis chromosome 4, icAntGran1.3, whole genome shotgun sequence and encodes:
- the LOC126735216 gene encoding KRAB-A domain-containing protein 2-like gives rise to the protein MNGETCVIKKVSNQGDPVIYIISEEDIYKRLKDIHVNCGHGSRDKMINLIQQNCSIPKPCIEMFLKACETGEANSNSFFYDSRTILNFQDHATKYICIRPLRSKHATEVAQELIKIFLQFGAPSILQCDNGREFACKIIEELKLLWPQLHILHGRPRHPQSQGSVERANQDVENMIRVWLRDNNTTAWSAGCYFVQWQKNNSLHRVIGRTPFKAVFGSDSKLGLQSTSLPPYMVPTISTEEELEELTNELNANQENPEYKADSDDGLEKTENNTALYDQNNGKNMNDILSENENNDTLKITSQEQHSCSWQHNVQTQLQTSNPDIPMRF